TTTGGCAAAGCCTTAGGTGAAATGCGAGGTAAAACCATGGACGTGCACGGTGCTGGCGCTCAGCGAAGTGATCCTAAAACCGGAGAGCCAATGTCTAGAGGCCCGCAGGGTGACATGATCAGAGTAGAAAACTATGTACGTTTGGTTAGAGGGGGTAATGTTAATATCGCGACCGGTGAACTCACAGAACTAAGAAGTGAGTATGGCGAGATCAGTTTAGTGCAAAAAAATTCACCTGAAATAAATGCCTTTGAGGCGAAAAGTACGAGCAATAAGTTTATTAACCGCTTCGATAAAAATAGCGATGGTAAAGTTGAATTGTCAGAATTTAAGGCTGGCAAACAGCGCTTTAGCCATTTTGATAAAAATAACGACGGTTACATCAGCCCTGATGAAGCGCCGAGTGGCCCTCCTAAAAAATCGCGTTAAATATAATGTGAGAGGGCTTATAATTTATTCCACTATCAATGGCCATTTACAGAAGAATAAATCTTTGAATTTTCAAAATATGTGGCCATATTGCCATCATTGACAATACGGTTACAAATTTTAGTATTCAAATAGCCCCACCGTTGTTGAACGGAATAAACTGCCCATTTATCGAATTCATTTTTTATTCTTTTGTCATGCTGCTATAACTATAGGCAAATAATAAAATAACAATAAGGCTCAGTACATGTTCACATTGAAATCATCAATAAAAAGCATAGCGTTAGTCGTTAGTGTCGCGTTGTCTCATTCAGCTTTGGCGGCAACAACCGTTATTCATGCTGGCGAATTATTAGTAACTGCCGGTAAGGCTCCACTTAAAAAACAAACGTTAGTGATTACTGACGGTAAAATCACTGAACTTAAGTCCGGTTTTGTTGACGTTAATAGCTTTGGAGGAGATGCCAAACTTATTGATCTTTCCTCAAGTTTTGTTATGTCGGGACTTATGGATATGCATGTACATTTGCAAGGTGAGTTGGGCCCGAACAATGATAGTGAAATGATTAATTTATCTGATGCCGACACCTTAATGAAAAGTGCCTATTTTGCGAATAAAACCTTAATGGCGGGTTTTACTACTGTGCGTGACTTAGGCAGTAGTGCTGAACAAATATTTGCCTTACGCGATGGCGTGAAGCGTGGTTGGATAACTGGCCCAACGATTATTGCTGCAGGCAGCAGTGTTGCAGTCACTGGCGGACACGGTGATGTAGACGGTATGGCACCAGATTTAATGGAGCTTCACACCGCAAAAACGATTTGTGATGGGCCTTACGACTGTCGAAGAGCTACACGTCACGCGATCAAGTTTGGTGCCGATGTTATTAAAATCACATCTACTGGTGGTGTTTTATCTGATACCGATACTGGCACAGGCCAACAAATGGCTGATGATGAATTAAAAGAAGTGGTTGAAACGGCACATTCACTAGGGCGAAAAGTGGCGAGTCATGCACATGCTGCTGCCGGCATTAACGCTGCATTACGCGCAGGCGTTGATAGCATTGAACATGGTAGTTACGCCGACAAAGAAAGTATTAAATTGTTTAAAAAAGGTGGTGCCTACTTAGTGCCAACATTAATGGCCGGTGATACGGTGGTTAACATGGCAAAAACTACTGACTTTATGTCTCCGGCTATTCGCGCTAAAGCAATACGTGTTGGCGGTGATATGATTGAAAATTTCAAACGTTCATACAAAGCGGGTGTGAAAATAGCTTATGGCACTGACAGTGGTGTATCAAAACATGGCTACAATGCCCGTGAAGCACAATTAATGTTTGAGGCCGGCATGTCAGCACAAGATATCTTAGTTTCTGCGACAATCAATGGCGCTGACTTAATTGGTCAGTCAAAAACGTTAGGCACATTAGAAGTAGGGAAAGTGGCGGATATTATTGCCATGCATGCTAGCCCACTCAATAATATTGATGAATTGCTAGATGTAGATTTTGTGATGAAAACTGGTAAAGTTGTTAAACAAAAATAGGCAAGCTAGATTATATTTTGATAAAAACAAACTGTTTTTAAAGCAGTTTGTTTTTACTTTTTATCAGCGTTAAGTTTAATTTATTGTCGATTAAGCGTAACTATATTACTTTTCTTCTTCGTAATAACCCCGTTGTTAATGCCACGCCAATTAATGTTACGCTACCACCTATCAGCATCATTAAGCTAATGGTCTCACCTAAAAATAATGCGCCCCAAAAAATACCAAAAGCCGGGATCAAATAAGTCACGGATATTGCTTTTGCTGGACCTAGTTGTGCAATAAGTCGAAAAAATAAAATATAAGCAAGGCCTGTACAGATAACGCCAATTAAAATAACAGCCCCAATTGCGTTAGCGCTAGGAAGTGTTTCAGGTATAAAAAATAGACTTAACGGCACCAACATAGTGGTAGCGGCGATTTGGCTGCCAGCAGCTAAAGCTAACGGTTTTATAGCGCTTAAATATTTTTTGGTATAATTGGCTGAAATACCATAACAAAGTGCAGCTAGCATAGCGGCTAATGTTGGCAGTAACGCATTGTTTTCAAGTGCTTGTGTTGTGGGTGTCGTAGAGAAGTGGATGTTGTCAGATACTAATAAGTAAACACCAATAAAGCCAATAATTAAGCCAACCGCTGCGCTTGGGGTTAACTTATCTTTCAACCAAAAATAAGCCACTATTGCCCCGAACATTGGGGCGGTTGCATTCAACACTGAGGCGGTTCCAGCTGTTAGTGTTAATGTGGCAAAACTGAATAAGGCAAATGGGAGTGCGGTATTTAATGCGCCAACCACAAAGATTTTTAACCAATAGCCTTTTAGTGCTTTGGTTTGTTTGAATAATACTAAACAGACAATCAAGAAAATAGCCGCTATACCCGTGCGAAGCGTAGCAAATACGATGGGGCCGAATTCTGGAGCACCAACGCGCATAAACATAAACGATGCCCCCAAATCGCGGCGAGTAACAGTAGTTCGCTATAGGCTTGATAATTTGGGCTAATAGGTGATTTCAACGAAAATCCTTAGTTATTATTGTTATCTTTAGTATAAATAGTTACTTGATGGATAGTCGCGATAATCGGACAGTTCATCGAAATTTAGGTATTAAACCGTGTGGTTTGTGGTTGCTTCGATTGTCATGACTTGTAATGTTGATAGATCACTCATCTGCCATTTAATATTAAAGTGATACAGGCTCATACCGTAAATTTTATCGTCAGTTTTATTCTGTTTATAGGCAGGGCGGGGATCTTGCTTTAGCACTTGTTCTATCAGGCTTTGCAGAGATGGATAAAGGGTTATATTGTCAGCTAAAGTTTGCAATGCTGCTTTAGAAAATATGATTGTTATATTATTGCTCGGTTGATTTTGAGCATAACCTCCATGTGCATTTTCAATAATATCGGCATAGGGAACATAAGGCTTAATATCGATAATCGGTGTGCCATCAAGTAAATCTAATTCACTGATATGCAAAATAACCTGTGAAGTTTTTTGACCTACGTTGTTTTGCCCTGCAGAGCATTGCTCAATTCGGTCTAGTTTTACCACCGACATACCGATAGGATTAGGCCTAAACGTTGAACGCGTAGCAAATACCCCAAGCTTTTTATTACCACCTAAACGTGGCGGTCGAACGAGAGGTTTCCAGCCTTGCGATTGCGTACCATGAAAAACAAACAACAACCAAATATGGCTAAACTGCTCTAAGCCTCGAACTAACTCGTCGTTATTGGCTAAGCCTGTGAGGCGCAGTTGTCCTTGTGCCGCCGTAACAATACCCGGTTGCCTAGGAATGGCAAATTTCTCTTTGTAAGGCGAGTCAATAGTACCAATAACATTGAAGTTAACACTTTCTGTCATTATTTTATTTGTTCAACCTGATAAGCTCGACCATAACAAACGGTCGATGCTAGACAATATTTTGCGGCTTTATCATCTTCTATCATGACACATTGGCTAAAAATAATGGCATTGGCGCCTAGCTTGTAGGCTTTGCCTCTAGCTTCGGTGCGAGCATCAATTTCATTTGGCGCAGCATGGTGCGCTTTTTCTTGGCAAGACTCGCCTTCAACCAAACCTAGAAGCTTATATTTACCGACAAGGTCTTTTTCACTGTCGACAATTTTAACTTTAGTTGGTGAAAAATAATTTTTGAAATTTTCGGCATCTAAGTTTGTCGAAATATCATTTATTTTTGCGCAGCCAGTGACGAATAAGGCTGCAAGAAAGCATATTGCTACATTGCGCTTAGTTGATAAAAATATCACAGTAGAGTTTTTCATTTTTGCCTTTAAATTTATAATTAGTTTGTCTTTAGTACAACTTTAGTTAACGCAGTTTATTGCTTTTTATTAGCTAGGTTACTATTACCCTTTATCCAATAATCGAATAGTTTATCCAGTGTTTTACTCTGTTGTTTCATTGTGATCCAATTACGCATAAATAGTTCAAAACTGTGATCATTTTTATTAATAGGGAAGGCCATAAACAATGGCGCTAATTCAGGTTTTGGCACTACAACGGTGTAACTTGGATTCAGCAATGTCCATGCTGATGAAGCTGCTGCGCCAAACAGCATGGCGTCAATATGTGAAAATTCAGGTTTAAAGAATAATCTAGGGGTCGATATTTCCCAAGCCTTGCCATGAGTAAAGGTTCGAGCAATGGCTTTTTCATAGTAAAAGCTTTCAGGAATACCTAAAATCAGATCATCTCGTTGTAATATGTTGTCCCAGTTGGTGAACTCTTCACGCCTCTTATCTTTTACAATAATTGCCAAGCTTTGTGAGCTATAAGGCATGGTTAGTGTGTATTTGAACATATTATCAGGAATAACTGGGACACCTGTTGTGATGTCTAAATAGCCCGATGTGAGAAGCGTTTGTGCTTGGTTACGAAATACTTTAACAAATTCAATGTCAACATTAAGATCTAAAGCTAATTGATTCATGATCTCAATATCAAAACCGACCAATTTACCTTTATTATTGTGAAAAGAATAAGGTAAATCGTCGCGATAATAACCTACGCGTATAAAACCTCGCTGCTTTATACGGCTTAGCACACCAACATTTGGCTGAAGGTTGGCACTATTATTTTGTGCATTATCAACATGCGTACTTTTTACACTTTCCATTAAAAAGTCACGTTCTATAAATTTAACGTAGCCCTCATACTGGTAGCTGATAGAGCTAAAGGCATACTTTAAACTAATAAAGGAAAGTACAGAAATAGCAGGAATAATAATTAAGTATTTTATCAGCGATTTTTTCTTAAGGGTGAAAGCTTTAGCCATGCTGGTTGCAACAAGAATAGGTAAACAACTGGCAAAAGTAACTGAAAGTAAGGCAGATAAACGACCGACTACTAAGTTTTCTGACACTAGAAAAAAGTCAAACATGCTATGCGAAACGTTAAATATCTCTAACAGATTTTGCATAGCTAAGGTACTAGTACCAAATAATTGCGGAATGCCCATCACAACCAGTTGTACGTAATCTTCAAAGCTTATATAAGCACCAGAGAACCAAGCAGCAAACAAAACAAAAAGCAGAGATAATAGCTTACCACCAACGGGCAAACTGTAACTTATAGGTACGATAACATCTGACACTTTATCAACATTGTCAGTATCTGGGTATTGTGTAGTAATTAGCTGTTTTGTTTTTTCCACAATGATTGGAATGACTACAAAAAAGCTGCCTGTAGCGAAGGCTGTGATCATAGCTTCTCTTGAAGCCTTTATAATTGCACGGTAACCAAATGGTGTAATGGTTGCTAAAAGCGCAGGAAAAACAAGAAAAGTCAGTAAAGCTGTTAATACCAATGCACTAGCGACATAAATCATTAAGCCATCAAGTTGAGAAGCGTCAAGCGTTGCTGCTGCTCGCCAACCGATACAAAACACACCTATGGGGGCAAAGCGCATGACTAGATGACTTATGTTACTAACCGATTGCTTTAAGTTACCCAACACAGCTAATGTCTGACGTTTATTTTTAATGGGTATTAACCCAACACCAATAAAAACACTAAAAAATACTACGGAAGGGATCACCGCATTTGCAAAAGCATTAAAGGGGTTCGACGGTATAAATAATTCAACGATGTTAAATTCTTGGCTAACTTTAACGGTATTAGCGCTATAAAACTCTGCCGTTTGCCAACTGGGAAATGATAACGGTGCCATTAAGATAAAACACAACATTAAGGCGATCAGCAATATAACTAATATTATAGTGCTTTTAAGTGCAGATTTAGCTTTACTGGCAGACAATCCGCCAATACCTACCATCAAAGAAAGTGAAATATAAGGCAGGGCGGTCATTTGCAATAACATAACAAAGGCATCAGCAAGATGATTAACCGTAGAATATAAGGTTACGCTGAAACTGCCGATGATTAACCCCATGGTCATCGCGACAATTATTCGGGTAGATGTTGGGATATTGCTGAACTTAAATTTTGTCATAGTGAATAAAGTAATTATTTTGATGCCTTATTATTTCACATACAATAATAAAGCGAGTTAATAAAAGTAAAGCAAGTTAATGAGTTACGACATGTAATATTAAAAAGGCAAACCCTAATAATGATGAAGGTTTGCCTTAACTTGAGTCTTTAGTACGTTACTTTACATAAATACTTATTTAACACGCATACCTGCTTGTGCGCCATCATCTGGATTAAGTATCCACAAGTCTTTACCGCCAGGACCTGCGGCTAAAACCATACCTTCTGACATACCAAAACGCATTTTTCTAGGGGCTAAATTCGCCACCATCACCGTGTGCTTACCAATTAAATCTTCAGGTTGATACGCAGATTTTATTCCGGCAAATACTTGGCGCGTTTCACCATTTTCGTTGTCATCTAACGCTAAGGTTAATCGTAGTAACTTATCTGCTTTTTCTACATGTTCAGCGTTAACAATTTTCACAATACGCAAATCTATTTTAGCAAAGTCATCAAATTGTATTTCTTCTGAAATAGGATCGGCAGCTAATGGATCGGCCAGTGCTTCTGAGTTATCAATAACTTTTTCAGGCTTAGCTTTCTTCTTTGCTTTAGCTGGTTTTTCGTCATCTGCTTTTACCAATAAATTCTCTTTTGAAGCGTCAGTCATCGCATTGACTTTATCCATATCAACACGTTGTAATAATGCTTTAAATTTATTGATTTTATGATCGGTTAGTAAGGTTTTGTGACCTTCCCATACTAATTCGTCATTTAAAAATTCAGCGGTGCTGTCAGCTAAAACGGGTAGTACAGGTTTTAAGTAAATCATCAAGGTACGGAACATATTGATACCCAATGAACAGATATCTTGTACTTCTTGTTGTTTGGTTTCGTCTTTAACTAACTGCCATGGTTCTTTAATCGCGATGTATTCATTTACTTTATCAGCAAGTGCCATTATTTCGCGCATACCGCGACCGAAATCACGTGCTTCGTAATGAGCAGCAATGCTATCGCCTGCAGCCATCACTTCATCCGCTAGGGCTTGGTTGTCAATATTTGTTGAAAGCATGCCGTCAAAGCGTTTAGTGATAAAACTTGCACAACGAGAAGCGATATTAACCACTTTACCGACTAAGTCAGAATTAACACGCTGTACGAAATCTTCAAGATTTAAATCTAAATCATCAATTTTGTGGGTTAATTTAGTGGCGTAGTAGTAACGTAAATATTCTGGGTTTAAATGCGCTAAATAGGTACTTGCTTTCACAAACGTGCCTTTAGATTTAGACATTTTTTCACCGTTCACGGTAACAAAGCCATGAGCGAAAACAGCCGTAGGTTTGCGGAAACCAGCGCCTTCTAACATGGCTGGCCAAAATAGGCTGTGAAAGTTAATTATGTCCTTACCGATAAAGTGATATAACTCAGCGTCTGAATTTTTATTCCAGAAGCTGTCAAAATCGATACTTGAGTCTCTATCACATAGGTTTTTAAAACTGCCCATGTAGCCAATAGGCGCGTCTAGCCAAACATAGAAAAATTTACCTGGCGCATTCGGTATTTCAAAACCAAAATAAGGTGCGTCACGGCTAATATCCCACTGTTTTAAACCTTGTTCGAACCATTCAGTAAGTTTATTCGCAACTTCTTCTTGCAATGTGCCACTGCGTATCCAGTCTGCTAACATAGATTCAAAAGCAGGTAAGTCAAAGAAGTAATGCTCAGAATCTTTTAATACGGGTGTAGCACCAGAAATAGCTGAACGTGGATTAAGTACTTCTGTTGGTGAATAAGTTGCACCACAGTTGTCACAGCTATCACCATTTTCGTCTTCACTTTTACACTTCGGACAAGTACCTTTTACAAATCGGTCAGCTAAGAACATGCCTTTTTCAGGGTCATATAACTGAGAAATAGTGCGGGTTTTAATATGACCTTTCGCATACAAACTGTTGTAAATTCTTTCAGAGTACTCTTTGTTCTCATCGCTATGCGTTGTGTGGTAATTATCAAAGCTAATGTGGAAGTCACTAAATTCTTTAATACGCTCTTCACGCACACCTTTGATCATTTCTTCTGGTGTTATGCCAAGCTCTTGTGCTTTAAGCATGATAGGTGTGCCATGTGCATCATCGGCACAAACAAAATAAGTTTCATGACCACGCATACGTTGGAAACGAACCCAAATATCAGTTTGAATATGCTCTAATAAATGGCCTAAATGAATAGAACCGTTGGCATAAGGAAGGGCACAAGTAACTAAAATTTTACGCTTATCTGCAGATTGCACAGAAGACTTTGATAAAGACATATAAAGTTTACATATTATTGGTGGTAATTATGTAGGGAATGGTACAGAATTTGTTGTTACTTTTCATTAAGAATTATCGTCTTTATGTCAATAAAGCCGAGATAAAAGCGCGTTTAAATCATGTTATCAAATTTCTTTTCTAAAAATGAAGTCAGTGCCGATAGTCAAAAAGCTATTAATGCTTTTTTAGATGCTTATCGCTCCGATATATTCCCTCAAGGGATACAAGTTATTGCACAATCGTTAACGATGCGCATGGCAAAAAAAATAATACAGATCAAAATGGTACTTCCGTTTCCCTGTGACGGGCATTTGCATGATATTGCTGAGCAGTTATCAGAAGTAATGCAGCAACCAGTAAATTTTGAAGTTGAATATAATATAAAAGCTGTAAGGCAGCATAATATTAAGGGCATAAAAAATATTATTGCAGTAGCTTCAGGTAAAGGTGGCGTTGGTAAATCTACTACAGCAGTTAATCTAGCCTATGGCTTAATTGCCGAAGGTTGTAATGTTGGCATATTAGATGCTGATATTTATGGCCCATCAGTACCTACTATGCTGGGTTTAAAAGGTGCAAAACCAAGCTCCAATGATGGCAAATTGATCACGCCACTTGAAGCAAATGGTTTAAGTGCCATGTCGATTGGCTTTTTAGTTGATGATGCTGATGCAACCGTTTGGCGTGGACCTATGGCAAGTCGTGCATTTTCACAATTACTCAATGAAACAGACTGGCCAGAATTAGATTACTTAATTATTGATATGCCACCAGGTACGGGCGACATTCAGTTAACTTTAGCTCAGCAAGTTCCCGTTGCAGGCGCAGTAGTGATCACCACACCACAAGATATTGCCTTAATCGATGCCATTAAAGGCATGGCTATGTTTGAACAAGTTAAACTGCCAGTACTGGGTATTATTGAAAATATGAGTTATCACCAGTGTGAAAATTGTGGACATCATTCGCATTTGTTTGGTGAAGGCGGTGGTACACGAATAGCTAAAGACGCAAATACCCAATTACTTGGACAATTACCCTTGGATATTCGTATTCGAGAAGATGCAGATAGCGGAAGTTTAGCAATTAATGAAAATAGCACTGGAGAAGTTGCGCTGCTGTATCGTACTATAGCGCGTAATGTAGCAGCACAATTATATTACCAGCTAGATATGCGCAGCCCTACAACGGCTGAATTGGTGCTTAAATAACTAAAATAGTTTAGTGCCATTATAAAGTTAAGGCGAAAAACACCCTAAAGTTTTTGGTCAATACAGTGACAATTATTTCAGCCATGAGTTTAAGTGCAATAACAACTGAGCCTAAGAAGAATAATCATGAGATTAAGTGACATAGATATAGAAGAATGCCTTCGCAAAGGGCAGATAGCAATTTCACCCGAGCCTGACAGTAGTATGATATCAGGGTAAGTGTTGATATTCGCTTAGGTAATGAGTTTCGTGTATTTCAAGATCATACCGCACCTTATATCGACTTAAGCGGCCCTAAAGTCGAAATGCAAAAAGCCATGAACTCTGTCATGAGTGATGAAATTTATATCCCTGACGGTGAAGCTTTTTTTCTTCATCCTGGTGAATTAGCACTAGCGGTAACGTATGAGTCAGTTACCTTACCCGATAATATCGTGGGTTGGTTAGATGGTCGTTCTTCGTTAGCGCGTTTAGGTTTAATGGTGCACGTTACCGCACATAGAATTGACCCCGGTTGGTCAGGACAAATAGTTTTAGAGTTTTATAATAGCGGCAAATTACCATTGGCATTACGTCCAAAAATGAAAATTGCTGCGCTAAACTTTGAAACTATGTCGTCAAGTGCCGCACGTCCTTACAATAAGCGTGAAGACGCTAAGTATAAAGGCCAAATGGGCGCAGTTGCGAGTCGCATAAGCCAAGATGAAAATCACGATTAGCAAATAAAAGTGATATTAACAAAAAGCCAACGATATAATCGTTGGCTTTTTGGTTTTTAGTTCATGCTAAAGTAAAACTTAGTCAGCATGAACGGCCGCTGATTGGGCTATTTTAATGTGGTTACTCGCTTTTGAAATGCAAATATTTAAAGCGGCAATTAATTTATCACGACTGTGATAATGCTTAACGGTATCACTGTGTAATTCATGATGACAAATATCGATACGCGAAGAAGTAACGCTTGAGTCATGGCAAATTGCGCTATCAATTGGCAAGCATCCTACGTTTTCTTCAATCCAAGCTAATTTTTCATCCAACGTTAATGCAGCCGCGGGGCTATCTTCAGCCACTATATTATCAATAAACACACGATGAGCGTTAGTTTGGTTCAACGCATTGCTAATATCACGCACAAGCAAAGGAGGAACAACACTTGTTAAGAAGCTACCAGGACCTAAAATAATTAAATCGGCTTTTAAAATGGCCTCTACGCAACTTGGCAATGTTTTGACCAAAGGCGCTAACATTAAGCTTTTTGGCATCATCGACATTTTATCAACAGATATCTCACCAACACGGCACAGGCCTTCAGGGTAAAAAGCCATTAAATCGGTTGGCGTTTCAGACATAGGTAATACTGGCGTTTTAACTCGTAATAAGCGACGAACAAGTTTTATTGAATCAAGCGGGCGAGAATGTATTTCTCCGAGTCCGTATAAAATCAAATTACCAAGGTTATGACCACCAAGCTCATCTTCGCCATCGAAGCGAAAGTCGAATAGTTGACTACCGACTGATTTATCATCTACTAGCTGTGTAAGACAATTTCGTAAGTCACCCCAAGCAATTGAACTACTTCGTTTTCTTAAA
The Colwellia sp. Arc7-D genome window above contains:
- the metG gene encoding methionine--tRNA ligase, translating into MSLSKSSVQSADKRKILVTCALPYANGSIHLGHLLEHIQTDIWVRFQRMRGHETYFVCADDAHGTPIMLKAQELGITPEEMIKGVREERIKEFSDFHISFDNYHTTHSDENKEYSERIYNSLYAKGHIKTRTISQLYDPEKGMFLADRFVKGTCPKCKSEDENGDSCDNCGATYSPTEVLNPRSAISGATPVLKDSEHYFFDLPAFESMLADWIRSGTLQEEVANKLTEWFEQGLKQWDISRDAPYFGFEIPNAPGKFFYVWLDAPIGYMGSFKNLCDRDSSIDFDSFWNKNSDAELYHFIGKDIINFHSLFWPAMLEGAGFRKPTAVFAHGFVTVNGEKMSKSKGTFVKASTYLAHLNPEYLRYYYATKLTHKIDDLDLNLEDFVQRVNSDLVGKVVNIASRCASFITKRFDGMLSTNIDNQALADEVMAAGDSIAAHYEARDFGRGMREIMALADKVNEYIAIKEPWQLVKDETKQQEVQDICSLGINMFRTLMIYLKPVLPVLADSTAEFLNDELVWEGHKTLLTDHKINKFKALLQRVDMDKVNAMTDASKENLLVKADDEKPAKAKKKAKPEKVIDNSEALADPLAADPISEEIQFDDFAKIDLRIVKIVNAEHVEKADKLLRLTLALDDNENGETRQVFAGIKSAYQPEDLIGKHTVMVANLAPRKMRFGMSEGMVLAAGPGGKDLWILNPDDGAQAGMRVK
- a CDS encoding cation:dicarboxylase symporter family transporter → MTKFKFSNIPTSTRIIVAMTMGLIIGSFSVTLYSTVNHLADAFVMLLQMTALPYISLSLMVGIGGLSASKAKSALKSTIILVILLIALMLCFILMAPLSFPSWQTAEFYSANTVKVSQEFNIVELFIPSNPFNAFANAVIPSVVFFSVFIGVGLIPIKNKRQTLAVLGNLKQSVSNISHLVMRFAPIGVFCIGWRAAATLDASQLDGLMIYVASALVLTALLTFLVFPALLATITPFGYRAIIKASREAMITAFATGSFFVVIPIIVEKTKQLITTQYPDTDNVDKVSDVIVPISYSLPVGGKLLSLLFVLFAAWFSGAYISFEDYVQLVVMGIPQLFGTSTLAMQNLLEIFNVSHSMFDFFLVSENLVVGRLSALLSVTFASCLPILVATSMAKAFTLKKKSLIKYLIIIPAISVLSFISLKYAFSSISYQYEGYVKFIERDFLMESVKSTHVDNAQNNSANLQPNVGVLSRIKQRGFIRVGYYRDDLPYSFHNNKGKLVGFDIEIMNQLALDLNVDIEFVKVFRNQAQTLLTSGYLDITTGVPVIPDNMFKYTLTMPYSSQSLAIIVKDKRREEFTNWDNILQRDDLILGIPESFYYEKAIARTFTHGKAWEISTPRLFFKPEFSHIDAMLFGAAASSAWTLLNPSYTVVVPKPELAPLFMAFPINKNDHSFELFMRNWITMKQQSKTLDKLFDYWIKGNSNLANKKQ
- the apbC gene encoding iron-sulfur cluster carrier protein ApbC; translated protein: MLSNFFSKNEVSADSQKAINAFLDAYRSDIFPQGIQVIAQSLTMRMAKKIIQIKMVLPFPCDGHLHDIAEQLSEVMQQPVNFEVEYNIKAVRQHNIKGIKNIIAVASGKGGVGKSTTAVNLAYGLIAEGCNVGILDADIYGPSVPTMLGLKGAKPSSNDGKLITPLEANGLSAMSIGFLVDDADATVWRGPMASRAFSQLLNETDWPELDYLIIDMPPGTGDIQLTLAQQVPVAGAVVITTPQDIALIDAIKGMAMFEQVKLPVLGIIENMSYHQCENCGHHSHLFGEGGGTRIAKDANTQLLGQLPLDIRIREDADSGSLAINENSTGEVALLYRTIARNVAAQLYYQLDMRSPTTAELVLK
- the tsaA gene encoding tRNA (N6-threonylcarbamoyladenosine(37)-N6)-methyltransferase TrmO, whose product is MTESVNFNVIGTIDSPYKEKFAIPRQPGIVTAAQGQLRLTGLANNDELVRGLEQFSHIWLLFVFHGTQSQGWKPLVRPPRLGGNKKLGVFATRSTFRPNPIGMSVVKLDRIEQCSAGQNNVGQKTSQVILHISELDLLDGTPIIDIKPYVPYADIIENAHGGYAQNQPSNNITIIFSKAALQTLADNITLYPSLQSLIEQVLKQDPRPAYKQNKTDDKIYGMSLYHFNIKWQMSDLSTLQVMTIEATTNHTV
- a CDS encoding amidohydrolase family protein, translated to MFTLKSSIKSIALVVSVALSHSALAATTVIHAGELLVTAGKAPLKKQTLVITDGKITELKSGFVDVNSFGGDAKLIDLSSSFVMSGLMDMHVHLQGELGPNNDSEMINLSDADTLMKSAYFANKTLMAGFTTVRDLGSSAEQIFALRDGVKRGWITGPTIIAAGSSVAVTGGHGDVDGMAPDLMELHTAKTICDGPYDCRRATRHAIKFGADVIKITSTGGVLSDTDTGTGQQMADDELKEVVETAHSLGRKVASHAHAAAGINAALRAGVDSIEHGSYADKESIKLFKKGGAYLVPTLMAGDTVVNMAKTTDFMSPAIRAKAIRVGGDMIENFKRSYKAGVKIAYGTDSGVSKHGYNAREAQLMFEAGMSAQDILVSATINGADLIGQSKTLGTLEVGKVADIIAMHASPLNNIDELLDVDFVMKTGKVVKQK
- a CDS encoding DMT family transporter — its product is MFMRVGAPEFGPIVFATLRTGIAAIFLIVCLVLFKQTKALKGYWLKIFVVGALNTALPFALFSFATLTLTAGTASVLNATAPMFGAIVAYFWLKDKLTPSAAVGLIIGFIGVYLLVSDNIHFSTTPTTQALENNALLPTLAAMLAALCYGISANYTKKYLSAIKPLALAAGSQIAATTMLVPLSLFFIPETLPSANAIGAVILIGVICTGLAYILFFRLIAQLGPAKAISVTYLIPAFGIFWGALFLGETISLMMLIGGSVTLIGVALTTGLLRRRKVI
- the yvcK gene encoding uridine diphosphate-N-acetylglucosamine-binding protein YvcK, which gives rise to MQLKELNVVAIGGGHGLGRVLSTLSFLGNQLTGIVTTTDNGGSTGRLRKRSSSIAWGDLRNCLTQLVDDKSVGSQLFDFRFDGEDELGGHNLGNLILYGLGEIHSRPLDSIKLVRRLLRVKTPVLPMSETPTDLMAFYPEGLCRVGEISVDKMSMMPKSLMLAPLVKTLPSCVEAILKADLIILGPGSFLTSVVPPLLVRDISNALNQTNAHRVFIDNIVAEDSPAAALTLDEKLAWIEENVGCLPIDSAICHDSSVTSSRIDICHHELHSDTVKHYHSRDKLIAALNICISKASNHIKIAQSAAVHAD
- the rcsF gene encoding Rcs stress response system protein RcsF → MKNSTVIFLSTKRNVAICFLAALFVTGCAKINDISTNLDAENFKNYFSPTKVKIVDSEKDLVGKYKLLGLVEGESCQEKAHHAAPNEIDARTEARGKAYKLGANAIIFSQCVMIEDDKAAKYCLASTVCYGRAYQVEQIK